From the genome of Anopheles funestus chromosome 2RL, idAnoFuneDA-416_04, whole genome shotgun sequence:
acattaattatgcTGGCTATCGCGTGTTAATTTGCTCTCTGCTGTTTGTTTCTGTCTGTCTGGCGGCTTTGAGCTGTTCAGTGTCACCAATTTACCCGTGCACAGTGCCGACCGAGAGGCGTCTTGTTGCTGGAGTGTTTcctgtgaaaaaaaaaacaaaaaaaaaacggtggaaTTCCGTAATGCTCTTGCAGCACTTTAAACTCACTAGACAGCGCGCATACGAGCCAATGGATCGTTGTGAATACAATGTTGAACCAATTGCGTAGTAGGATAGCATGTTTAGTGCATTTAATTGCAatcgataaaataaatgaagaacaaTTGAAGCTACATTACTTTAATCTTAGCAAGTTTCAATCTACTTAATCGTTTTCCGCTCTGTTTTAGAGTTATAAGTGTGGATACTGTGTAAATCCAACTATTGCGTAGCTGATGAACGAGGAATTCCATTTATGCCTTTATTTTACGAATATTATTAAAGTATGcttcaccaaaaaccagaATGCTTCAAGACCGTTCACACGATTTCTTTCGACAATTTGTACCGCAGGCGAAGACACATAAGATACGATCTAAAGGTgtgattttaaataaaattaagcatTTATATGTCTCTTCCTGTACGCTACATGCACTAAAGCGAGAGTTTCACACGTGCTCACAATGACAGTTAACAGAACACTGGCTCGTAACAAGTGCATCAACGCGTACAGCCtgaaagtaaaaagaaaaacaaacctgtTCAATTATCAACTCGTGCAACTCAGGCTCCGTCTCGTCGAAGTTGCACAGCGATCAATGATGCTGAGCCGGCGAACTACATTCCCAACCCGGCTCAACACCTGGCAAACCTTCAAACCCGTTCAGCCTTTACCTCCCCCAAATACGttgtaagaaaaaatattccaccagcagaaaaaaaggggcaaCCATTTGTGTAATAGAAAAGTCAGCTTGTGAAAGCATAAAGAAGAATGTGCAACTGACGATTGGTGATGAATATAAAGCAATACAAGTGGAGTGCGCTGTGGCCGGTTTGTATACGTTCGGAGCCGGGTTTGATCGATGGTTATGTTCCATTTCGAGCGCGAAGATAATGGAAGTTGCCGTGTGGTTGTAGAGGGATGTACCTTAGCAAGAACATGGTTGCATTTTCTAGACCTCCCCGCATACTAGCCGGATGAGACAGTGTGGCGATAGAGGGCCCAACGGGTTTGGTTTTCCTTCCGACGACGAGAATGGCACAAGGAAGAAGGTCGAATGATCAACCTGTCGATGGGGAGGATGTCACGGTTGgagctggtgtgtgtgtgcgcgcattGCTTCATTCTTTTCGTTTGGTCGCTCACATTAACTACTGGCACGGTTGCCTGACAGCATAGCAGCACAGTTGACAAATGCAAGCGAACAAATAGGAATGTAGCTCGAGCGCGTAAGAAGGAGCACCCTTCACCCCTCGTTGTGCGGTCTTTCTCGTTGTGATAACTTAATTTATGAAATGGCTTTTTCCTTAGCCGGATGACGGGAAGGCATGCCGAATGGGTTTGACCAACAACGGCCAAGTTCAAGTTGAGGCGatgagagaggaaaaaaaaagacgtgCAACACCTTGTATGGAACGAAAGGATGTAACCCGTTGGTAGAACGAAATAGCGCAGTCACTTTGttaatgggtttcttttttttcgcacgcTTAGAGAATGCATTACGAtaagaaaatagaaacaaacaagcgCATAAGATAAGagcttttgaaataatttcgcAGATAGCAGAATATTTgttcaaataaatatgtttgattttatctctaattttatcgaaaaaatgtcgcggtatgaaaaaaaaaacatatgaatAAACCTTCAGTCTTACtaatacctttttttgttctgcttctATTTTTAGGCGGCCTTTGAAGATGGCGGTCCAATTGCCATCAAAGCGGAACCACTGGACATTCCAATAAAGAAACCAAAGCTTATGAGCGACGTTGCATCGCTATATCACTGCAGcagtaacagcagcagcagcagcagtagtggcAACAGCAGGCACCAACATTATGCAGCCCAACAGCAACTActcgtgcagcagcagcagcaccatctgcatcaccatcagcaacagcagcaaacgaatGCGGCCTTCCGGCCCTGGACCGCGCAGCAGAAGGCACAGAAGTAcgcgcagcaacagcagcaagcgctgctgctgcaacaGATTACTCCTTACGCGAACGGTACGACCACCACTATCGTGAATGGTACGATCCGAGCGACCTCACCCGGCGGTACGATACTCACTCTCAGCCAAGAACCACCGCTACTGCAAAATCCCGAAAACGTGGTGCCGATGTCTGAGACGGATAAGTTCGAACGGTCGTACCAGCCGAATGTAGCGCTCGTGCCGCGCAAAACGATCCTATGCGGCAAGGATGCTGGCACGGTTTCGGTCGCACCGGGGCAGCAGCGACGCGAGTACGAGGGAAAAGATCGTTCCGTGATCAAGTGTGAAGTGGTACAGATCAAGCAGGAAAGTCCATCGACACCTCCAGCAACGTCGCACGGTACCGGTGGCAGCTCAGCAGTGGATGGACCGATGCGGTCTGTGATAAAATGTGACGTGCAGATTAAACAGGAACGCCCTGGTACACCGTTATCGACGGCATCGGGCCATATGGAACACGGAGGTAGGGGTGAAAGGGGAGACAACAGTCGATCGCCTGGACCGACGAACTCGGCACACATTCCCGGTTCGCCGCCGCCACCGCCTGGTACATCGCATCAGCACCAACTGTCGCAAGGTGCGATCGCGATCAGTACGATCATTGCCAAACAGCACCACCAGCAGGTCTCTTCAATGGCAACATATGGTGATAGCAATAGCAACAGCCCCGTACCGATTCAGCTGGATGTTCCACACTCCGGTTCGTCTGGCTCGAATGAGATCACGTCATCGACATCTCCACTACCGCCGACCTCAATCGTTATAAACATGAACGGTGGAGAGGGTGTCGCGGGGGTAGAGGGAAGAGACAAGCCAAAGCTAGTGCTAATAAAAGAACCGATCAGTCCTCCGCTGAGCACACTGACGCCCACATCCCGCCGTACTCCTCCCGGCCATATgctacaacagcagcagggtGGTGTTTCCGGACATCACTCACAGCAGGTGTCTTCGCCGCCACCGCCACACCATCAACCGCTGTACCTGCATCATCACCAGGtactgcagcaacagcaacaccatCACTTCCGATCTCACCATCCGGGAACGGCACCGGCCGGCACGATCATACACCGGAACGGGTTGCCGATCGTGGGCAACTCCGAGTTCGAGCTGTCCACCGACACGGACGACGACAGCCAAGCGGGCGAACCGGACAGTAGCAACGTGCCCTCCACGATGGAACTGATCGGCGAGGTGCTGAAGGAGGTGGAACCGGAAACGAAGCAGCAAATACAGGACATCTTTAAGGTGCTGCTGCAGGAAACGCGCATTGAGCACCACCGGTTGCAGATGGAGATCCGCGCAAAGGAGGACCAGCTGATGGAGATGCAGCGACACAAAATGGAGTTGCAGCGGCAAACCGATCATTTTCAGCAGCAAATCCATCAGCTACAGCATGAGCTGGATCGGGCGCTTCTTAAAATTGATTCACTGCGCGAACACCAACATCAACTgtcgcagcaacagcagcaccagcagcatcacATACTGATACGGGAAACATTGGGCGGTATCGGAGAGTCCAGCACATCGTCGACGCCTCCCTCACCGCTGTCGTTGGTCAGCAACGGTAGCAACAGCAACCACAgccatcagctgatcgagcGAAGGAACAGTTTTCCGGAAAAGTCCGAAATCATCATGAAGCCACTGAAGAAGCTGTTGCGCCGCAGTCCGGACGATGCGACGACGGTGCTAATGCTGGCATCGCCACCGCCACAAACAACCGGCAGCTTACCAACGGCGATTCCAGCCTGTCTGTCAATTACGGCTACCACCGTATCGGTGTCGGCACCGAAAGCGTCCTCCATCCAGCCGGTTGCGGAACCAGCCCGCGATGATATtcggcggcagcagcagcagcagc
Proteins encoded in this window:
- the LOC125761791 gene encoding dual specificity protein kinase splA, with translation MTEYVPPHVISVLKTYQDKAPRSLHGPGLSLVHPSKASSAIVVGRADTPDLHGGAGTQQHLPLHHQHTHGTEHGTSRAGSDEDVQQQQQQQTRQQPMGPPVPGVPIMTTPDPDCGIVQMTMLEGKRIGCFLLGGETRLCLPQIFNNILMDFSVEQINRSIQELMIYLYNCTDQQLQEFKRANIIPDTAKTCGLITRTNAERLCSSLLHQAHELRPRLKGGGGVLNGSFRVYHRCFGKGEGLFLPELYSFEEPTCIECAECRGLFSPQKFVCHQHEPQEIRTCHWGFNSSNWRSYIHVVESEKNRDEYAQVLEKIWLKEREIEQELECERVFWIARRKAAFEDGGPIAIKAEPLDIPIKKPKLMSDVASLYHCSSNSSSSSSSGNSRHQHYAAQQQLLVQQQQHHLHHHQQQQQTNAAFRPWTAQQKAQKYAQQQQQALLLQQITPYANGTTTTIVNGTIRATSPGGTILTLSQEPPLLQNPENVVPMSETDKFERSYQPNVALVPRKTILCGKDAGTVSVAPGQQRREYEGKDRSVIKCEVVQIKQESPSTPPATSHGTGGSSAVDGPMRSVIKCDVQIKQERPGTPLSTASGHMEHGGRGERGDNSRSPGPTNSAHIPGSPPPPPGTSHQHQLSQGAIAISTIIAKQHHQQVSSMATYGDSNSNSPVPIQLDVPHSGSSGSNEITSSTSPLPPTSIVINMNGGEGVAGVEGRDKPKLVLIKEPISPPLSTLTPTSRRTPPGHMLQQQQGGVSGHHSQQVSSPPPPHHQPLYLHHHQVLQQQQHHHFRSHHPGTAPAGTIIHRNGLPIVGNSEFELSTDTDDDSQAGEPDSSNVPSTMELIGEVLKEVEPETKQQIQDIFKVLLQETRIEHHRLQMEIRAKEDQLMEMQRHKMELQRQTDHFQQQIHQLQHELDRALLKIDSLREHQHQLSQQQQHQQHHILIRETLGGIGESSTSSTPPSPLSLVSNGSNSNHSHQLIERRNSFPEKSEIIMKPLKKLLRRSPDDATTVLMLASPPPQTTGSLPTAIPACLSITATTVSVSAPKASSIQPVAEPARDDIRRQQQQQQHSSSSTSPSPTGQQGGVLRTSSPAVPHQPPPPPTSATNVPVSTTTITAVSSVNGSVSAMAGPSTAPSISKTTTPAENGPSSSPIVVVIPVSSSAPLPKDATAGSPRPVSRAGTPTSPRCDRDAKGCPTPHDAQDEVVEDEDEPMEDAPIGVAISSPAAESKAESAPDGTGSTVKVASSNGKATIGPTTITSNSASSGASNQENDSPNRSKGNNSGGVRSNCDN